A stretch of the Sphingobacterium thalpophilum genome encodes the following:
- a CDS encoding FecR family protein, translated as MEQKNIAEILLKYELGISSAEENQLIESWYEAQQAVEWELDSAEQEDRKNTILLQIQQQLDAKPSSRNPWYRRAAWISAAAAVLLIAFALLFIPRGQSHRDTLAAIDQFKPGQEKAILKLEDGSSIALKGGKSGVKIVNGTAVYLDGSPISAMELQSRKLTVEVPRGGQYQVNLPDGSKVWLNAASTISYPMQFAADKREVLLTGEAYFEVNKNPHKPFIVKSRNQEVKVLGTTFNINSYDNREFVETTLLEGSVDVNQRLLVPGQRSLISKTSIQILPANIEAATAWKKGYFLFDNERLDAILATLSRWYNVDFEYEDSATKQLVFWGSIDKNQSLTKTLTFLESTGQLNFNYRDGKIAVHKIK; from the coding sequence ATGGAACAGAAAAACATTGCGGAAATCTTATTGAAGTACGAACTCGGTATCAGTTCAGCGGAGGAAAACCAGCTGATAGAATCGTGGTACGAAGCGCAGCAAGCTGTAGAATGGGAACTGGATAGCGCCGAGCAGGAAGATCGTAAAAATACCATACTCCTTCAAATCCAGCAACAACTTGATGCAAAGCCTTCCTCGCGTAATCCATGGTACCGAAGAGCCGCTTGGATCAGCGCTGCTGCTGCCGTCCTGCTGATCGCTTTTGCGTTACTTTTTATCCCGCGTGGACAGTCGCATCGCGATACCCTAGCCGCAATAGATCAATTCAAACCCGGACAAGAAAAGGCCATACTGAAATTGGAAGACGGGTCAAGCATCGCACTCAAGGGAGGCAAATCGGGTGTTAAGATCGTCAACGGAACAGCCGTCTATTTAGATGGATCGCCTATCAGCGCTATGGAATTGCAATCGCGCAAATTGACCGTTGAAGTTCCCAGGGGTGGTCAATATCAGGTTAACCTGCCCGATGGCAGTAAAGTATGGCTGAATGCTGCATCGACAATCAGCTATCCAATGCAATTTGCTGCCGACAAACGGGAAGTCTTGTTAACAGGAGAAGCCTATTTTGAAGTAAACAAAAATCCACATAAACCCTTTATCGTGAAATCCAGAAACCAGGAAGTCAAGGTATTGGGCACCACATTTAACATCAACAGTTATGACAACCGCGAGTTTGTTGAAACTACACTGCTTGAAGGTTCGGTCGATGTAAATCAACGCCTGCTTGTACCCGGACAGCGATCGCTCATCTCCAAGACATCGATCCAGATTCTACCGGCCAATATCGAAGCAGCGACAGCTTGGAAGAAAGGATATTTCCTATTTGACAACGAACGGCTCGATGCCATTTTGGCTACACTTTCAAGGTGGTACAATGTAGATTTTGAATATGAAGACTCCGCTACGAAACAGCTTGTCTTTTGGGGATCTATCGACAAAAATCAATCATTGACCAAAACGCTTACCTTTTTGGAAAGCACCGGTCAATTAAACTTTAACTATCGTGACGGCAAAATAGCTGTTCACAAAATTAAATAA
- a CDS encoding PRC-barrel domain-containing protein, producing the protein MAIEDKNYNHLIELGGSDYEIVDGEPDIRGWKVKNEAGQLIGQVTDLLFDPQSQQVRYLIIDLNDAEFVVEEDKKILVPIGLASLYDGTKIQASNDTAYPTPPVEPINHSVIFTVDEIPTEEPATDYLYNPADDGEVVVLSIAEDQVIRLPAYQEHHVDPKTELSIRHIFEGTGNVGFVVSDNSYDPSTFYTHYHFSEDTFYSEGKQMETLPSDQAQRTRRVAARYEHGTAYEPGTRNNNER; encoded by the coding sequence ATGGCAATAGAAGACAAAAATTATAATCATTTGATTGAACTCGGCGGAAGCGATTATGAAATAGTCGATGGAGAACCTGATATCCGCGGATGGAAAGTGAAAAATGAGGCTGGTCAATTGATCGGACAGGTGACAGATCTGCTGTTTGATCCGCAGAGCCAACAGGTTCGCTATCTTATCATCGACCTGAATGATGCTGAATTTGTTGTGGAGGAAGATAAGAAAATACTTGTACCCATCGGTCTTGCCTCGCTTTATGACGGCACGAAGATTCAGGCGAGTAATGATACCGCTTACCCAACTCCCCCCGTTGAGCCGATTAATCATAGCGTGATCTTTACTGTCGACGAGATTCCGACAGAAGAGCCCGCAACGGATTATTTATACAATCCTGCTGATGATGGAGAGGTGGTGGTTCTATCCATTGCTGAAGATCAGGTCATTCGACTGCCTGCTTACCAGGAGCACCATGTCGATCCGAAAACGGAATTATCTATCCGGCACATCTTTGAAGGCACCGGAAATGTTGGATTTGTCGTAAGTGACAATAGTTATGATCCATCCACATTTTATACGCATTACCACTTTAGCGAAGATACTTTTTATAGCGAAGGAAAACAGATGGAGACACTTCCTTCTGATCAAGCTCAACGGACTAGAAGAGTGGCTGCTCGATACGAACATGGGACAGCGTATGAACCTGGTACACGCAACAACAACGAACGATAA
- a CDS encoding helix-turn-helix domain-containing protein: MKVKGKFSGAQQQEGKVKTITFKSSDEQLMERIVKTVNQYLENSEFNVQFLADEVGLSRVQLHRKVKSLTGISTGEFIRNIRLQQAEKLLLEKKMNISQVAYSLGFTNQTHFTTLFKKMYGLSPTEYIQRHSFKEN, encoded by the coding sequence ATGAAGGTTAAAGGAAAGTTTTCGGGCGCGCAGCAGCAGGAAGGTAAGGTAAAAACCATCACCTTTAAGTCTAGCGATGAGCAGCTGATGGAACGTATTGTCAAAACAGTGAACCAATACCTGGAGAATTCGGAGTTCAATGTGCAGTTTCTAGCCGATGAAGTAGGGTTGAGCCGTGTACAGCTGCACCGTAAGGTGAAATCGCTGACGGGTATTTCGACCGGTGAATTTATTCGTAATATCCGGTTACAGCAAGCTGAAAAGTTGCTGTTGGAGAAAAAAATGAATATCTCTCAGGTAGCTTATTCGCTCGGATTTACCAATCAGACGCATTTCACTACACTATTCAAAAAGATGTATGGATTGAGCCCCACTGAATATATTCAGCGGCATAGCTTTAAGGAAAATTAA
- a CDS encoding RagB/SusD family nutrient uptake outer membrane protein, whose amino-acid sequence MKTNYIKLLSFLLPVALGMSSCNKLLEVTPKYIYTTDQIYANDTMADSVVVGMYGRFAAYQNDLSLNTGLSSDELIPGINSFNPEYSFMYSYNLNPFSGQTNDFWGNLYSIIGISNAIIEGVGQSKGMTQAGKDEAIGQAKFMRALNYYFLVNLYGDVPLVLTTNYPEERLKPRAAVAAVYTQIIQDLEDASQLLGSDYPGERVKANKWAALALLSRVYLFTKDWTKAEQAASQVIAQSQLFQLGHFDRADGGEPMDIFTKNNPEQILQLWNSVGASIGIGIKGEFASFGVTEDATGLLPAFEENDKRKENFVRFEETVNGYQINKYRSNGEAGSANNEYTSVLRLGEQYLNRAEARLQLGLSTAIDDINILRRRAGLTDLSSGLSQSQARAAIVQERRVELCFEWGDRWFTLKRMGLADNVMKKAKPTTWKTFAQLYPLPTVELQNNRQLTQNPGYNN is encoded by the coding sequence ATGAAAACCAACTATATCAAATTATTGAGCTTCCTTTTACCTGTTGCCTTAGGTATGAGCAGTTGCAACAAACTGCTGGAGGTGACACCAAAATACATCTACACCACGGATCAAATTTATGCGAATGACACCATGGCCGACAGTGTTGTCGTCGGGATGTATGGCCGATTTGCTGCTTATCAAAATGATCTTTCACTGAACACGGGATTATCTTCTGACGAGCTGATACCCGGTATCAATAGCTTTAACCCCGAGTATAGCTTTATGTACAGCTACAACCTCAATCCCTTTTCGGGGCAGACGAATGACTTTTGGGGAAATCTATATTCCATCATTGGGATTAGCAATGCAATCATTGAAGGGGTTGGGCAATCCAAGGGCATGACGCAAGCTGGCAAGGATGAAGCCATCGGCCAAGCTAAATTTATGCGGGCCCTCAATTACTATTTTTTGGTCAATCTCTATGGCGATGTTCCTTTGGTGCTGACGACTAATTATCCGGAAGAACGGCTCAAACCGCGCGCAGCGGTAGCAGCAGTGTATACGCAGATCATTCAGGATCTGGAAGATGCCAGCCAGCTTTTAGGTTCGGATTACCCAGGCGAGCGCGTGAAGGCCAATAAGTGGGCTGCATTAGCCCTGTTGTCGCGCGTATACCTATTTACCAAAGACTGGACTAAAGCTGAGCAGGCCGCCAGTCAGGTGATCGCACAGTCGCAGTTGTTTCAACTGGGCCATTTTGATCGTGCAGACGGGGGCGAGCCAATGGATATCTTTACCAAAAACAATCCCGAGCAGATATTGCAGCTATGGAACAGTGTGGGCGCCTCCATTGGCATCGGCATAAAAGGAGAGTTTGCCAGCTTTGGCGTAACTGAAGATGCAACGGGTCTATTGCCAGCCTTTGAGGAGAACGATAAACGAAAAGAAAACTTCGTCCGTTTTGAAGAAACAGTAAACGGCTATCAGATCAACAAATACCGTTCCAACGGCGAAGCCGGATCTGCAAACAATGAGTATACCTCGGTGTTGCGCTTGGGCGAACAATACCTCAACCGTGCCGAGGCACGCCTGCAACTTGGTCTCTCAACGGCTATTGATGATATCAATATCCTACGCAGGCGTGCGGGACTTACGGATTTATCCAGTGGATTATCCCAATCACAGGCGAGAGCAGCCATCGTGCAGGAGCGTCGCGTTGAACTCTGTTTCGAATGGGGCGACCGTTGGTTTACTCTCAAACGCATGGGGCTAGCCGATAACGTGATGAAAAAAGCAAAACCGACCACTTGGAAGACGTTTGCCCAGCTCTACCCTTTACCCACCGTTGAGCTCCAAAATAACAGGCAATTAACGCAAAATCCGGGATATAACAACTAA
- a CDS encoding RNA polymerase sigma factor yields the protein MSSPITTDVNLKNEIESKYILQRLQQGDRQVFDLIFKSYWDPLLIYLSKLVKDQTDAEDLLQNIFVNLWNKTQSSEIQDIHGWLYGAARKSALFYHRTQGNQKKLIASILEYIDVTGFSLSDQQQGKELQQIIDGEIERLPAKMKEVFLLSRQEQLSYKEIAERLDISDQTVKKQISNALNILRNNLKKQGLYSLLLLLLIDLK from the coding sequence TTGTCGTCACCTATTACGACTGACGTGAATCTTAAAAATGAGATCGAATCTAAATATATCCTTCAGCGCCTACAGCAGGGTGACAGGCAGGTGTTCGACCTTATTTTTAAATCCTATTGGGATCCCCTACTTATCTACCTGTCCAAACTGGTGAAAGACCAGACCGATGCAGAAGATCTCTTGCAGAATATTTTCGTCAATCTCTGGAACAAAACTCAATCGTCCGAAATACAGGATATTCACGGCTGGTTATATGGGGCTGCCCGTAAAAGCGCACTTTTCTATCACCGCACTCAAGGCAATCAAAAAAAATTGATTGCATCAATCTTGGAATATATTGACGTTACCGGATTTTCATTGAGCGACCAGCAGCAAGGTAAAGAGCTGCAGCAGATCATTGACGGTGAAATTGAACGGCTCCCAGCAAAAATGAAAGAGGTATTTCTATTGAGCCGACAGGAGCAACTTAGTTATAAAGAAATTGCAGAACGTCTGGACATCTCTGACCAAACGGTCAAAAAACAGATCAGCAACGCACTGAACATTCTGAGAAATAACCTCAAGAAACAGGGGCTCTATTCGCTTCTGCTCCTCCTTCTCATCGACTTAAAATAA
- a CDS encoding peroxiredoxin family protein yields MCRCYLGKGNPVSLSSFKGKFVLVDFWASWCGPCRAENPNVVNAYNQFKAQNFTVIGVSLDKADAREKWLKAVKDDDLPWTQVSDLKGWNTEVAKAYGVNAIPQNFLIDPNGKIVAKDLRGPALQKTLAELL; encoded by the coding sequence GTGTGTCGGTGTTACTTGGGGAAAGGCAATCCTGTTTCCCTGTCATCTTTCAAAGGTAAGTTTGTCCTGGTTGATTTTTGGGCCAGTTGGTGTGGGCCATGCCGAGCGGAAAACCCGAATGTAGTAAATGCTTATAACCAGTTTAAAGCTCAAAATTTTACTGTCATCGGTGTATCTCTGGATAAAGCCGACGCACGGGAGAAATGGTTGAAAGCGGTTAAGGACGATGACCTTCCCTGGACGCAGGTTTCCGACTTAAAGGGTTGGAATACTGAGGTGGCAAAAGCCTATGGAGTCAATGCAATTCCACAGAATTTTTTGATCGATCCAAATGGAAAAATTGTTGCTAAAGATTTACGCGGACCGGCTTTGCAAAAAACATTGGCTGAATTGTTATGA
- a CDS encoding SusC/RagA family TonB-linked outer membrane protein: protein MNRLKNLLLVTSLLAGSTVVGQQLNYQGKPTLKELFSTIRQQTGYNIIASGNQIDLNTVVKVQAKDKALRDVLDEAFKDLPFTFKIVGREITILPREKSGQQHQKQQQPAKQLLLNGTVRDKSGPVELVTVYNKSNDKVTFTNDKGAFKIERTNHTDTLVFSSVGYEERQLAVAPSQSIISMQLLQTQNLLDEVSVLSYGQEVSKRLNTGSTASVTAATIEKTPTADPLIALQNRVPGMMINTLNGLPGIQTQVQIRGINTVNQDGQARQPLYIVDGIPFNSSSLAYIGANGLTSSYLGESPFKSIDPSTIAGIEVLKDADATAIYGARGANGVILITTKRGKPGRPTISADYYHSFGSIAKYVKMLNTAQYLEMRREAAKNDGIELTSNDYPDLLKWSQTEDHDWQKEYFGNVAHTSNAELSLSGGSSGFNYLLGGGFRRENTVYQKKNGLSVGNFRSNLDYHSNDGKFKASLSASYATDKNEVIPLSFTNFQTLPPNFSLYDADGKLNWTIDNPIAALERTVENRTKNLISNIALSYELLPNLVAKINTGYTRMKMDQLAINPRRSFRPSENILGNNTFTKASTATFNFEPQLNYDLIVGRSSFRALLGGTYIHRGNSAITTSGNGYTDDSQIRDIHAAPIINIEPKDTQYRFLSGFARVGWTFDQKYVVNATVRRDGSSRFGPGKKYGNFWSVGTAWILSEESWLKDNQFGLSFAKLRGSYGLTGNDNIGDYSYFVNYERIFDNYQGQGYLPKNPFNANYQWEVNKKLDLAAEMGFLKDRIIFEANYYRNRSGNQLVGYGLPTQVGFSSVNQNLDANVQNSGWEFSLQTTPINTLAFTWKTNFTMSINRNKLLSYPNLASSSNSLTYQIGKPLNLIWGYEYLGINAADGQPQFRDVNGDGFISFPDDYVPLANNIPTFFGGFGNSFNYKNFDLDVFFSFKKNTHIYNYPFTSAGSVINAPAIVLDRWQHPGEDAKFPAYTTNSSTMSNYNSSGANFVDGSYIRLSNITLSYSVPGKMLDKLKLKNLRAYVTGANLLTITSYKGTDPETGVDMPMLRTFTLGLRTSF from the coding sequence ATGAATCGTCTAAAAAACTTGCTCTTGGTCACGTCGCTTCTTGCTGGTAGCACAGTCGTTGGTCAACAGCTCAATTATCAGGGAAAACCGACGCTCAAAGAACTTTTTTCAACCATCCGACAACAGACAGGCTATAACATCATTGCGTCTGGCAATCAGATCGACCTCAATACCGTTGTCAAAGTTCAGGCAAAGGATAAAGCCTTGCGTGATGTTCTTGATGAAGCCTTTAAGGATTTACCGTTCACCTTTAAAATTGTTGGAAGAGAGATCACCATTCTTCCACGGGAGAAAAGCGGCCAACAGCATCAAAAACAACAGCAACCTGCCAAACAGCTTTTGTTGAACGGAACTGTACGGGACAAATCCGGCCCCGTAGAACTGGTAACCGTTTACAACAAAAGCAATGATAAAGTTACCTTTACAAATGATAAAGGCGCTTTTAAGATCGAGCGGACCAATCATACCGACACCTTGGTTTTCAGTTCCGTTGGTTACGAAGAGAGGCAACTTGCTGTAGCCCCAAGCCAAAGCATCATTAGCATGCAGCTTTTGCAGACCCAAAACCTGCTTGATGAAGTCAGCGTACTATCGTATGGGCAGGAGGTATCAAAACGGTTGAATACAGGTTCGACCGCTAGCGTGACTGCGGCCACCATTGAGAAAACACCGACAGCAGACCCGCTCATTGCACTCCAAAATCGGGTTCCTGGTATGATGATCAATACCCTAAATGGCCTTCCCGGCATACAGACTCAGGTGCAAATCCGGGGCATCAATACGGTCAATCAGGATGGCCAAGCGCGACAACCCTTGTACATTGTTGATGGTATTCCTTTTAATAGCAGTTCACTGGCCTATATCGGTGCAAATGGCCTCACCTCTTCCTATTTAGGTGAAAGCCCTTTTAAAAGTATCGACCCCAGCACGATTGCCGGCATTGAAGTACTTAAAGATGCTGATGCTACCGCGATCTATGGTGCCCGGGGTGCCAATGGTGTGATCCTGATCACCACCAAACGCGGTAAGCCCGGTCGTCCCACCATCAGTGCTGATTATTACCATAGTTTTGGCTCTATCGCCAAGTATGTAAAAATGCTCAATACCGCCCAATATCTGGAGATGCGACGTGAGGCTGCAAAAAACGACGGTATTGAACTCACGTCCAATGATTACCCTGACCTGCTGAAATGGAGTCAAACGGAAGACCACGACTGGCAAAAAGAATATTTTGGCAATGTCGCCCATACATCCAATGCTGAATTATCCCTATCGGGGGGATCATCGGGTTTCAACTACCTGCTTGGCGGTGGATTTAGGCGTGAAAACACTGTATATCAAAAGAAAAACGGTCTTTCCGTCGGTAACTTCCGAAGCAACCTCGACTACCACAGTAACGACGGCAAATTTAAAGCTTCCCTTTCGGCGAGCTATGCCACGGATAAAAACGAAGTCATTCCACTATCGTTTACCAACTTTCAGACCCTGCCTCCGAATTTCTCCCTTTACGATGCTGATGGAAAATTAAATTGGACGATAGATAACCCTATTGCTGCGCTGGAGCGTACGGTTGAAAATAGAACTAAAAATTTAATCAGCAATATTGCGCTCAGCTATGAGTTGTTACCTAATCTTGTAGCCAAAATCAATACCGGTTATACCCGCATGAAAATGGACCAGCTCGCGATCAATCCACGGAGATCATTCAGACCATCCGAAAACATCTTGGGCAACAACACTTTTACCAAGGCTAGCACGGCTACCTTTAATTTTGAGCCTCAGCTGAATTATGATCTTATCGTGGGGCGCAGTTCATTTCGTGCCCTTCTCGGGGGTACTTATATCCATCGCGGTAACTCGGCAATTACCACAAGTGGAAACGGCTATACAGACGATAGTCAGATTAGAGACATCCATGCCGCACCAATCATCAATATCGAACCCAAGGATACTCAGTACCGTTTCCTTTCGGGATTTGCTCGTGTGGGATGGACGTTTGACCAAAAATATGTCGTCAATGCAACCGTCAGACGTGACGGCTCTTCCCGTTTTGGTCCTGGAAAAAAATATGGTAACTTTTGGTCTGTCGGTACAGCGTGGATCCTAAGCGAAGAGAGCTGGTTAAAGGATAATCAGTTTGGCTTGAGTTTTGCCAAATTGCGCGGCAGCTATGGTTTGACGGGTAATGATAATATTGGCGACTACTCCTATTTCGTGAATTACGAACGTATATTTGACAATTACCAAGGGCAGGGCTATCTTCCTAAGAACCCATTCAATGCAAATTATCAGTGGGAAGTCAACAAGAAGCTTGACCTTGCTGCTGAAATGGGCTTCTTGAAAGACCGCATCATCTTTGAAGCAAACTATTACCGTAATCGGTCGGGCAATCAATTAGTTGGCTATGGATTACCTACTCAGGTGGGTTTTAGTTCGGTCAACCAAAACCTAGATGCCAATGTACAGAATAGCGGCTGGGAATTTAGTCTGCAGACCACGCCGATCAACACCTTGGCCTTCACCTGGAAGACAAACTTTACCATGAGCATCAACCGCAACAAGCTCTTGTCTTATCCCAACCTTGCAAGCTCTTCCAACAGCCTAACCTATCAGATCGGTAAACCATTAAATCTGATCTGGGGGTATGAATATCTTGGAATCAATGCTGCGGATGGGCAACCGCAATTCCGCGATGTGAATGGCGACGGTTTTATCAGTTTTCCAGATGACTATGTCCCTCTGGCAAACAATATTCCGACATTCTTTGGTGGCTTTGGCAACTCGTTCAATTATAAAAACTTTGATCTAGACGTCTTTTTCAGTTTCAAAAAGAACACACATATTTATAATTATCCATTTACGAGTGCCGGAAGTGTTATCAATGCCCCTGCAATTGTCTTGGACAGATGGCAACATCCGGGTGAGGATGCTAAATTTCCTGCTTATACCACCAACTCCAGCACCATGTCCAATTACAATTCATCGGGTGCCAATTTTGTGGACGGGTCGTACATCCGCTTAAGCAATATTACCCTCAGCTACTCGGTACCGGGTAAAATGCTTGATAAGCTAAAACTTAAAAACCTACGCGCCTATGTCACTGGAGCCAATCTACTGACCATCACCAGTTATAAGGGTACAGATCCAGAAACCGGCGTGGACATGCCGATGCTGCGCACGTTTACGTTAGGATTACGGACTTCATTTTAA